TTGGGCTGGGGCGGGTTCGGCCCGTAGACCTTGTCGATCAGGATGTCGCGGCTGATCGGGCCGCCGCCGGCGTCGAGCAGCACCGAGAGGATGTCGGCGCCGATCGGCCTGACCGGCACCCAGGTCCCGTCGATCCAGACCTGGTGCGCGCCGGGAACGGCCCAGACCAGACCGGCGGGCGCGCTGCGTCCGCAGCACGGGCAGGGCTTCATGGCGGCGATCCTTTCCCGAGAGGCACGAGGGGACATATGTTCACGTTTTGTTCGATATAAAGCGAAACTTGGACAATATCAAGTGAATCTTGCTCGACTTCTGAAAGTTTGCCTTTAAGACTGAAACCATGGAGCAGACCCGAGTCCCGCGAACGGGGCCCGAGACCCTGGGTGCCCGGCTCGAGCGGGCGCGGAGCGGACGCGGCCTGACGCAACAGGACGTGGGCGACCATTTCGGCATCACGTCTCAGGCGATCTCCCAATGGGAGCAGGGCCGCACGCGCCCCTCGACCGGCCGCCTGCGCGCCCTGGCCGATCTCTTCGCCGTCAGCCTGGACTGGCTGCTCGACGGCGCCGAACAGACCGAGCGCCCCCGCCTGCTGCCGGTGATCGACGTGGTCCAAGCCGGCCACTGGTCGGAAGTGGCCGATCCCTATGCCGCCGGGGCCGGCGGTGACTACATCGCACCGGACGAGCCAGTCAGCGGCCAGGCTTTCGTCCTGGAGATCGAAGGCCGCTCCATGACCCCCGAGTTCGAACCGGGAGACCGGGTGATCATCGACCCTGCAGTGCCGCCGCGACCGGGCGATTTCGTCGTCGCCAAGCTGGATGGCGAGGAGTCCGCGACCTTCAAGAAGTACCGGCTCCGGCGCCACGACGACCGCGGCCGCGAGGTCATCGACCTCGTGCCCCTCAACCCCGATTGGCCGACCCTGACGCTCGACGAGAGCAATCCCGGGCGAATCGTCGGCACCATGGTGGAGCACCGCCGCTACCGCCGGGGGCCATAGCCTTGCTTGCCCGTTAAGCAAGGTCTGCTTCACAAAAATCAAGTCATGCTTACATTCCCGGGTCATTGCAGACACCGGGGAGCGGGCTCGTGGCGGTCGCCTCTGCGCGGTTCTTGTCGCCGTGACCCTCGGGCGCGACGCACAGCCGGATATCCTTTGCGGCGGCGATCCCCTGCGGCGCGGGTATCATCGCTGGCGGGCCCGCGCGGCGTGGCTGACGGGCAACATCGCCATCGAGTTGGCGGCTATCGGCAATCCCGCGCGCCCGCCGGCGCGCAAGGCGGCGGCGCGGCGCTGGATCGTCCTGGCCCAGGCCGAGCGCCGCCGGGCGCTCGGCGAGGCGCGGGCCTGCCGCGCCCTGATGGCCGGAAGAAGGGCGGCGATTTCGGAAGCTCGCGCTGAGCCGGGCATGGAGGGTTTGATAACCAAATCCTGCTAGTCCTGACCCGCTAGTTCAGCCCCCGAGGACTAATCTCAGCCAGCCCGGAGTGTCGCCATGCGCTACACGGAGAGTCACGACCAAGCGGTCGAGTACACCAAGGCCGCCATGAGCTTTCTGGATAAGCACGGCCTGACGCCCAATCCCGCCACCATGGCGGTGTGGTACGACTATGTCTCCGGCGCCAACCCCGGTCTCGTCTGGGCGGTCGACAAGGTGCTGAACGACGAGGGCGCCTTGAGCAATGACCGTTGCGAGGAGATCTATGAGCGGTACCTGCTCAACCCCTCGGAGCACAAGGTGCTCGACGACGCTTCCGAGCGCCTGCAGTCCTCCATGCAGGAAGTGCGGGCCTGTATCGGCGAGGCCGGCCGGGATCACGGTGCCTACGGCGAGGCGCTGATCGGTATCTCCAACCAGCTCGAGGGTGGCGGCACGGCGGAGGAGGTGGCTGGCCTGGTGCGCGGGATCCTGAGCAAGACGCAGCAGGTCATCGAGAAGAACAAGGCGCTCGAGCACCGCCTCGCGGAATCGAGCAAGGAGATCGAAGGCCTCAACCAGCACCTCCGCGAGATGCGCCAGCAGGCCATGTCCGACCCCCTGACCGGGATCGCCAACCGCACGTACTTCGATCTGCTGCTCCGCGAGGAGGCGGAACGGGCCGCGAGGGAAAAGCAGGACCTCGCGCTGATCTTCGCCGAGATCGAGAACTTCCGGGCCTTCAAGGAGATCTACGGCGCCGAGATCGGGGACGAGGTCATCAAGTTCGTCGCCGGCCGGCTCGGCCGGATCACCGGCAAGACCGGCACGCCAGCCCGTTACGGCGGCGAGGAGTTCGCCGTCATCCTGCCCCGCACCGGGCTTCCGGAGGCCGAGCAATTGGCCGACCGCATCCGCCAGGACCTGGGCGCGAACAAGCTCAAGAACCTGAAGACCGGCGAGCGCTACGGCGCGGTCAGCATGTGCTTTGGCGTCGCCGCCCACCAGAGCGGTGAACCGCTCGCCGAGTTCGTGAGGCGCGCCATCGAGACGCTCTACCAAGCCAAGGCGAAAGAGCAGAAGCGCGAGGCGCCCAAGCCGGAGCCGGAAGCCGCGGCCTCGCCCCTCGCGGGCGAGTAGGGCTGGGCCCGGCTAGCTGCTGAACCTGTCCAGCAGCCAGGCCACCAGCCGCGCCATGCGATCCTTGAAGTGGTTCCAGAGCTGGCGGCCGCTGCGGTTCGCGGTCAGGCCCCACGCGCAATCGGTGCTGCCTGAGCGCGCCTGGAAGTAGAAGCGGTCGCTGGCCTCGAAATCGCCGAAGCAGGTCAGCGCCTGGTCGCCCACCCTGCGGGACACCGAGAACTGCAGCACGCCGTCGCTCTCGCCGCTGCTGTTGCAATCGTAGCGCCGCCAGTCGCAGCAGCCTTCCTCGCCGGGCGCCAAGGTCCGGACATAGGGCGCGTTGCGGCCGGCGCCGTCGACGTCGACGACGAAGGTCAGCGCCTCGTCGGCGCGATTCTCGATGCAGAAGGCGGCCGCGGGTGCCGGCCGGCAGCAGACCAGGAGGGCGGCAAACAGAGCGGCGGCGATCGAGTGTCTGGCGAACATATCGGTGCGCCCGATAGCACGGGACGAAACGCGCATGGCAAGGCATCCGATGTTAGGACCGCGCTGTTAAGAAAGCGTGGGCAGGAAAGTCTCGTGACGATCCGCCTCCAATTCCCGGCGTTAGAGCAGATTGACAGAGGGGCAGGACATCAAGCTCGTTCCGTCTGAAGATGGTTCGTTCTCAGCCGTGAGCTCTTCAAGGACATGCGCGAGCCAGGTCCAACTACGGGGCCTCGAAGGCTGCTCCACGTCCCGGAGCGGAATCTTCTGGGCAAGACGGGCAAAGTCCGATTCTAGCCCGAAGCGGACATTTCTAATCGATCGCGGAGCATACCTCCATGTCGGGTGCTGACAGTTCTTAGCACTAACGAGGTGCGTTCATTGAAGCTTCACCCTGTCACGGAATTGGACAATAATCGATGTGCTGTGCTGTAGGGAAAACTTGAACCTTGGAGAGTTCTGCCATCACTGTCCAAGACACTGCATCGTCTGCAATCGAAGAACTCACCAATCGGCTGGCGTTGTCCGAAGCAGCTGAGGCCGCACTAGGTCAAATCATTCAGATCATCGCCCGATCTGCCGGGGACGTTGATCTGGCAATGCAGGCTACATTGTCTGGTGCGTTGAATCTGTGTGAAGCGCAGCTAGGCATTCTGTATCGCTACGAGGACCCGAAAGGTTACCGTGCGGATCACATGAAGGGCGTGCCCCAAGCATTTAGCGATTATCTCGTGGGACAAGGATGGTTCACGGTAGACCCACGCACCGGATTGGGGCGTATTGCAGAGCTAAACCAGCCCGTGAACATCTCGGATGTTGTAGGCGAGGACATTTATGAGAAGCGAGAGCCGCTTCGCGTGGCTACTGCAGAGCTCGGCGGTGCTCGATCTTTCCTCGCTGTTCCAATGTTGGCAGGCGAAGACTTAGTCGGCGCCTTCACGATATACCGACAAGAAGTCCGGCCATTCAGTGAAGTGGAAGTTGAGCTGCTGAGGCGCTTTGCAGATCACAGCGTCGTTGCATTAGAGAATGCACGGCTAATGCATGAAGCGAAGACGGTATCAGACCAATTAGCAGAAGTGAACAAGTCCCTTCAAGAGCGTGTGCGAACCCAAGTCGAGGAGCTTGAACGTCTTTCAATGCTCAAGAGGTTCCTACCTGATCAGGTTGCTGAGCTCGTGCTTACTGAGGAAAAGGAGGGTCTGCTTTCAAGCCACCGGAGAAAAATCGCGGCGCTCTTCTGCGATTTGCGTGGTTTCACTTCCTTTTCGGAAACTTCGGAACCCGAAGAAGTCATAGAAGTCCTTGAGCAGTTCCACAGCCTCACAGGAGAGGTTGTTAGAAATCATAATGGCACGATATCAAATCGCGCTGGAGACAATCTACTAGTTGTACTGAATGACCCTTTGCCAATTGAGAACGCCCCTGACGAGGCGGTGCAGCTCGCGATAGCGATGCGTGACTTGCTCCTCGATGCATGCCGTCGCTGGCAAGAGCTCGGGTATCAGCTTGGCGTCGGTTTTGGCATGGCGACAGGCTATGCGACACTGGGCCTTGTTGGTAGCTCGGGCCAATACGACTACACGGCGGTCGGGACAGTGGTCAACGTAGCCTCACGGCTTTGCAATGAGGCCAAGCACGGTCAGATTCTGTCTACTCAGCGATTGATTGCCGAGTGCCGCAAAGCACCGCGCTTCGAAGAAATAGGCGAACAAGAACTTAAGGGCGTTTCCCGCCCTGTGCAACTTTGCTCCATCGACCCAGTATCGGTCTGAGGCAGTCATCGAACCCTTGGACTAATCATCGCCCTACGACAACTATTGGCCGAATGCATCGTTAAAAGGTTGGCGGGAAACTTCGGTATGTCGGTTCTTGGCTAATCTGCGACGTCGGCGGCGGGTAAATCCATGTCTGGGGCTCCGCCGAAAGCGGACGTTGTCCGTACGTAATTTGTGCGTCCACGCCCTTTAAAGCGGCAGGCGATTGCCTTCGCCCCTTTGTTGCCCCGCGCTCTCAGCCCATCCGAAACAGGATCTTGCCGCCGCGGCTCTCCCGGTTGGCGTGGGCCAGGGCGGCCTTGGCCTCGGTCAGGGGATACTCCGCCTCGACCGGCACCGAAAACGTGCCGTCGATGAAGTGGCGGGCCATGGCGGCGTAGAGCGCGGTGATCTCCTCGCGGCTGGCGCTCCGCATGAAGCCGACCAGCCAGAAGCCCTTCAGGGTGATGTCGTGAATGATCGTCTGATAGGGCGTGATCATACAGGGCTCGCCGCTGAGGAAACCGTAGTTCACCACCGTGCCGCCGTCGCTCAGGCAGTCGGCCAGGCGCTGGCAGGCTAGTCCGCCGATTGCGTCGATCGCCAGCGGCAAGCGGGCCTCGGCGCCGATCTCGGCGCGGACCCGCTCGGCGAGGTCCTCGCCATCGACCAGCACCAGGTCGGCGCCGATCTCTCCCAGTTCCGGCACCAGCGCGTCCCGCCGGACGACGTTGACCGTCTTGATGCCGCGCTTGCCGGCGAGGCGGATCAGGTGGCGGCCGACAGCCGAGTTGGCGGCGTTCTGGATTACCCAGTCGCCGGCTTCGAGATCGACGTACTGGGTCAGCATCAGGTGCGCCGAAGGCGGGTTCGCCTTCAGCATGGCGGCGTCCTGGAACGAGAGTTCCTTCGGCAGCTTGATGAACTGCGACGCGGGGCCCAGCACCTTTTCGCACCAGTTGGCGCGGCCCAGGCTGATCACGTAATCGCCTGGCCGGAGATCGGCGACGTCGGGGCCGACCGCGGCGACCACGCCCGCGCCCTCGATACCGATCTGCGCCGGCAGGGTCTCGGGGCCCGGATAGCGGCCCTCGATGATCAGCAGGTCGGCCGGGTTGATCGCCGAGGCCTTGATGTCGACCAGCACCTCGCCGGCGCCGGGGGCGCCGGGCGCCGCCACCTCGCGGCATTCGCAGACCCGGTCGGGTTGGCCGTGGCCAAGCAGGAAAACCGCTTTCGACTCCATGGCGACTCAAACCCTCTCTGTTGACTTTACCGGCCGCATGCGCGCGCCCGAAGGATCATAGGCCGGCTTCATGGTGACCCGCGCCGGGAAGAGCGTTCGGGCGATGTCGACCGTAACCGCCTGGCCCTCCCGCGCCGCCTCGGCCTCGAGGTAGCCGAGCGCGACGGGCCTGCCGATCCGGTAGCCGAAGGCGGCCGAGGTGGTCTGGCCGATCACCGCGCCGTCCAGATAGACCGGCTCGTGCCCCAGGGGAACCGCCTCCGGGTCGTCGAGGACGATCGTCGCCATGCGCAGCTTCGGCCCGGCTTGCCGCCGCGCCTCGAGCGCGTCGCGGCCGATGAAGTCGCTCTCCCAGCGCACCGCGAAGGCGAGTCCGGCCTCGATCGGCGAGACGTCACCGTCGAGATCGTGGCCCATGGAGAGGAAACGCTTCTCGATCCGCATGGCGGTCTGGGCATAGAGCCCGGCCGGCCGGGCCCCGGCCGAGGCCAGGGCGTCGTAGAGCCGCTCGGCGTCCTCCGCCCGGCAGGTCAGCTCCCAGCCGGCCTCGCCGACGTAGGAAAGGCGCACCGCGTGGACCGGAACCCCGGCCACCTCGGCGGGCGCGTGGCGGAAATAGCCTAGGTCGTCGAGGGCGTCGGCGCCGAGCGAGCGGGCGAGCTCGGGCGCCGCGGGTCCCATCAGGGCGAGGACGGCCAGCGCCTCCGTCTCGTCGCT
Above is a genomic segment from Kiloniellales bacterium containing:
- a CDS encoding winged helix-turn-helix domain-containing protein — encoded protein: MKPCPCCGRSAPAGLVWAVPGAHQVWIDGTWVPVRPIGADILSVLLDAGGGPISRDILIDKVYGPNPPQPNTLHVHVHALRREFRKRLGRSVIETDRGYGFHLEFAARRRAGGDSPAPST
- a CDS encoding XRE family transcriptional regulator, encoding MEQTRVPRTGPETLGARLERARSGRGLTQQDVGDHFGITSQAISQWEQGRTRPSTGRLRALADLFAVSLDWLLDGAEQTERPRLLPVIDVVQAGHWSEVADPYAAGAGGDYIAPDEPVSGQAFVLEIEGRSMTPEFEPGDRVIIDPAVPPRPGDFVVAKLDGEESATFKKYRLRRHDDRGREVIDLVPLNPDWPTLTLDESNPGRIVGTMVEHRRYRRGP
- a CDS encoding GGDEF domain-containing protein, which produces MRYTESHDQAVEYTKAAMSFLDKHGLTPNPATMAVWYDYVSGANPGLVWAVDKVLNDEGALSNDRCEEIYERYLLNPSEHKVLDDASERLQSSMQEVRACIGEAGRDHGAYGEALIGISNQLEGGGTAEEVAGLVRGILSKTQQVIEKNKALEHRLAESSKEIEGLNQHLREMRQQAMSDPLTGIANRTYFDLLLREEAERAAREKQDLALIFAEIENFRAFKEIYGAEIGDEVIKFVAGRLGRITGKTGTPARYGGEEFAVILPRTGLPEAEQLADRIRQDLGANKLKNLKTGERYGAVSMCFGVAAHQSGEPLAEFVRRAIETLYQAKAKEQKREAPKPEPEAAASPLAGE
- a CDS encoding adenylate/guanylate cyclase domain-containing protein; protein product: MESSAITVQDTASSAIEELTNRLALSEAAEAALGQIIQIIARSAGDVDLAMQATLSGALNLCEAQLGILYRYEDPKGYRADHMKGVPQAFSDYLVGQGWFTVDPRTGLGRIAELNQPVNISDVVGEDIYEKREPLRVATAELGGARSFLAVPMLAGEDLVGAFTIYRQEVRPFSEVEVELLRRFADHSVVALENARLMHEAKTVSDQLAEVNKSLQERVRTQVEELERLSMLKRFLPDQVAELVLTEEKEGLLSSHRRKIAALFCDLRGFTSFSETSEPEEVIEVLEQFHSLTGEVVRNHNGTISNRAGDNLLVVLNDPLPIENAPDEAVQLAIAMRDLLLDACRRWQELGYQLGVGFGMATGYATLGLVGSSGQYDYTAVGTVVNVASRLCNEAKHGQILSTQRLIAECRKAPRFEEIGEQELKGVSRPVQLCSIDPVSV
- a CDS encoding zinc-dependent alcohol dehydrogenase family protein, which produces MESKAVFLLGHGQPDRVCECREVAAPGAPGAGEVLVDIKASAINPADLLIIEGRYPGPETLPAQIGIEGAGVVAAVGPDVADLRPGDYVISLGRANWCEKVLGPASQFIKLPKELSFQDAAMLKANPPSAHLMLTQYVDLEAGDWVIQNAANSAVGRHLIRLAGKRGIKTVNVVRRDALVPELGEIGADLVLVDGEDLAERVRAEIGAEARLPLAIDAIGGLACQRLADCLSDGGTVVNYGFLSGEPCMITPYQTIIHDITLKGFWLVGFMRSASREEITALYAAMARHFIDGTFSVPVEAEYPLTEAKAALAHANRESRGGKILFRMG